In the Ruminococcus sp. OA3 genome, one interval contains:
- the dxr gene encoding 1-deoxy-D-xylulose-5-phosphate reductoisomerase, translating to MKKIAVLGSTGSIGTQTLEVVRENRDIEVAGLSAGRNIELLERQIREFRPGIATVMDEKDARALRVAVADLPVKVLSGMEGLITLAQMEESELLVTAIVGMIGLKPTVAAIRAGKDIALANKETLVTAGHLIMPLARENGVSILPVDSEHSAIFQALHGEDPREVSRLIITASGGPFRNKTREELEHVRVEDALRHPNWAMGQKITIDSATLVNKGLEVMEARWLFDMQLSEIQVVVQPQSIIHSMVEFQDGAVMAQLGTPDMKIPIQYALYYPHRRCLQGERLDFCKLKEITFEEPDTSVLRGLPLAVRASQEGGTMATVFNAANERAVAKFLRRQIRFLDIYEIIEEAMNRHQVMVHPDIEEILAAEQMTYEWIESRW from the coding sequence ATGAAAAAAATTGCAGTTTTGGGTTCCACAGGCTCAATCGGCACGCAGACTCTTGAGGTCGTGCGGGAGAACCGGGATATTGAGGTGGCAGGACTGAGTGCGGGCAGGAATATAGAACTTCTGGAACGCCAGATTCGTGAATTCAGGCCAGGAATAGCTACTGTCATGGATGAGAAGGACGCGCGTGCACTGCGGGTTGCAGTGGCGGATCTTCCGGTGAAGGTCCTTTCCGGTATGGAAGGTCTGATTACGCTGGCTCAGATGGAAGAGTCGGAGCTTCTGGTGACGGCTATTGTCGGTATGATCGGTCTGAAGCCCACGGTTGCGGCGATTCGTGCCGGAAAAGATATCGCACTGGCAAATAAAGAGACGCTGGTGACGGCGGGACATCTGATCATGCCTCTCGCCAGGGAAAACGGCGTTTCCATCCTGCCGGTAGACAGCGAACACAGCGCTATTTTTCAGGCGCTTCACGGAGAAGACCCACGGGAGGTCAGCCGGCTTATCATCACGGCATCCGGCGGACCATTCCGCAATAAGACCAGAGAAGAGCTGGAACATGTCCGGGTAGAGGACGCATTGCGTCATCCGAACTGGGCAATGGGACAGAAGATAACAATAGATTCTGCGACACTTGTAAATAAAGGTCTGGAAGTGATGGAAGCAAGATGGCTGTTTGATATGCAGCTTTCGGAAATACAGGTGGTTGTTCAGCCGCAGAGCATTATTCACTCCATGGTGGAATTTCAGGACGGTGCTGTGATGGCGCAGCTCGGGACACCGGATATGAAGATACCGATTCAATATGCTCTTTATTATCCGCACCGGCGATGTCTGCAGGGGGAGCGGCTTGACTTTTGCAAGCTTAAGGAAATCACTTTTGAGGAGCCTGACACCAGTGTACTGCGCGGGCTTCCGCTCGCAGTCCGGGCCTCACAGGAGGGCGGTACCATGGCTACAGTATTCAATGCGGCAAATGAACGTGCCGTGGCAAAATTTTTACGGCGTCAGATACGTTTTCTGGATATTTATGAAATTATCGAAGAAGCTATGAACAGACATCAGGTTATGGTACATCCGGATATTGAGGAGATCCTTGCAGCAGAACAAATGACTTACGAATGGATTGAAAGCAGGTGGTAA
- a CDS encoding phosphatidate cytidylyltransferase — translation MFKTRLISGIVLVLVALLTISGGGLVLFVTLLGVSVIGMDELMRAMNVRTEKFNLLELTSLLMIIGYYLMLYFEQEEYLLPVLLAGLVLNMFVYVFTYPKYHANQIMAAFFSVVYAGVMLSYIYQTRMMEEGVFLVWLIFICSWGCDTCAYCVGMLIGKHKMAPVLSPKKSVEGAVGGVVGAALLGAVYAVAVRTGILEYALICAAGALISMVGDLAASAIKRNQEIKDYGTLIPGHGGIMDRFDSVIFTAPVIYYLAQLLIG, via the coding sequence ATGTTCAAAACAAGACTGATCAGCGGCATTGTGCTGGTACTGGTTGCGCTTCTTACAATTTCAGGCGGAGGGCTTGTATTGTTCGTAACGCTGCTGGGAGTTTCCGTGATCGGCATGGATGAACTGATGCGCGCTATGAATGTGCGTACTGAGAAGTTTAATCTCCTGGAACTGACCAGCTTACTGATGATCATCGGATATTATCTGATGTTATATTTTGAGCAGGAAGAGTATCTGCTGCCGGTGCTGCTTGCCGGTCTGGTGCTGAATATGTTTGTCTATGTGTTCACGTATCCGAAATATCATGCAAATCAGATCATGGCTGCATTTTTTTCTGTAGTTTATGCAGGAGTCATGCTGTCTTACATCTATCAGACCAGAATGATGGAAGAGGGAGTGTTTCTTGTATGGCTGATCTTCATCTGTTCCTGGGGATGTGATACGTGCGCCTACTGTGTCGGAATGTTGATCGGTAAGCATAAGATGGCACCCGTTTTAAGTCCGAAAAAATCGGTGGAGGGAGCCGTGGGGGGTGTTGTGGGTGCAGCACTTCTGGGCGCTGTCTATGCAGTTGCTGTCAGGACGGGTATATTAGAATACGCACTGATCTGTGCAGCAGGTGCGCTGATTTCCATGGTTGGGGATCTGGCAGCCTCTGCGATCAAACGAAATCAGGAAATCAAAGATTACGGAACACTCATACCGGGACACGGGGGAATTATGGACCGGTTTGACAGCGTGATTTTTACAGCGCCTGTGATCTATTATCTGGCGCAGCTTCTGATCGGTTAG